The Pseudoliparis swirei isolate HS2019 ecotype Mariana Trench chromosome 1, NWPU_hadal_v1, whole genome shotgun sequence genome has a window encoding:
- the LOC130198430 gene encoding LIM/homeobox protein Lhx9-like codes for MACAGCGERVCDRFFLLAAGGAWHGACLRCSRCRCELQTQPSLFWRDGNIYCQQDYCRAFGGGRCARCCQPIPASALVMRAGQLTFHPHCFCCQVDLQRPRGPERPPEAPGPRETSRGPGPRETSRGPWPLETYRGNLYCMQGQSLYCQSHYGDAGRDPPPRDPQPDPSLREALNQASGEGEESVSSPEPLLDDRAAGGRTRRRTKRIRTCFRSEQLRALESYFAQKHNPDGKDWNCLAHKTGLPKRVLQVWFQNARAKLRRSVTTDDSQVDSPSAYPGGGVALAPDPPPDRSLAPPPLSSSASTIDQLQLSLLTAPLSEPAGSPASLYLDYDSQSAPGCLSSLEVFEDFEEAGAAEGGGHPHGSFAPHYC; via the exons ATGGCGTGCGCCGGCTGCGGCGAGCGCGTGTGCGACCGCTTCTTCCTGCTGGCGGCGGGCGGCGCGTGGCACGGCGCCTGCCTGCGCTGCAGCCGCTGCCGCTGCGAGCTGCAGACGCAGCCGTCGCTGTTCTGGAGGGACGGGAACATCTACTGCCAGCAGGACTACTGCAG GGCCTTCGGAGGCGGGCGCTGCGCTCGCTGCTGCCAGCCAATCCCTGCGTCCGCTCTGGTCATGAGGGCCGGACAGCTGACCTTCCACCCGCACTGCTTCTGCTGCCAGGTAGACCTCCagaggccccggggccccgagagacctccagaggccccggggccccgagAGACCTCCAGAGGCCCCGGGCCCCGAGAGACCTCCAGAGGCCCCTGGCCCCTAGAGACCTACAGAG GCAACCTGTACTGCATGCAGGGCCAGAGCCTGTACTGCCAGTCCCACTACGGGGACGCTGGGAGAGACCCCCCACCCCGAGACCCCCAGCCAGACCCCTCCCTGAgagaag CTCTCAACCAGGCCTcaggtgagggggaggagtccgTCAGCAGTCCTGAGCCTCTATTGGACGACAGGGCGGCGGGGGGGCGGACCCGCCGGCGAACCAAGCGAATCAGGACGTGTTTCCGCAGCGAGCAGCTCAGAGCGCTGGAGTCGTATTTCGCCCAGAAGCACAACCCGGACGGCAAAGACTGGAACTGCCTCGCCCACAAGACCGGCCTCCCCAAGAGGGTCCTGCAG gtgTGGTTCCAAAACGCTCGAGCCAAACTGCGGCGCTCCGTCACCACCGACGACTCTCAGGTGGACTCGCCGTCCGCCTACCccggaggaggcgtggccttgGCCCCCGACCCGCCCCCGGACCGatccctggccccgccccctctctcctcctccgccagcACCATCGACCAGCTGCAGCTCTCGCTGCTCACCGCGCCGCTCAGCGAGCCGGCGGGGAGTCCGGCCTCCTTGTACCTGGACTACGATTCCCAGAGTGCACCGGGGTGCCTCTCCTCCCTGGAGGTCTTCGAGGACTTTGAGGAGGCCGGCGCGGCAGAGGGGGGGGGCCACCCTCACGGCTCCTTCGCACCACATTACTGCTAG